From the Balearica regulorum gibbericeps isolate bBalReg1 chromosome 11, bBalReg1.pri, whole genome shotgun sequence genome, the window AACCTGCCAGCCTGCTCCGAGAGGTGAAGGCCCCCAAGGGGAATGCCCTAAGGATGTGTTCGTTAAAGATTAAACAGACATACCCTGTAGAAAGGTGATCTGTGAACTGCTCAGAGACTCTCTGCGTAACGCAAAGGACAGTGTTCACTCCCGCAGgctcttctgctctgaaatgcGCTGCTGAAATGTTGAATCTTGGTTACAGAGGGTGGCGATGTGATGGGTTACTGTAGATTTTACCTAATATATACGAAGGGGTAAGATGCTATATCGAGCGGTATCGCTCTGATGAAAGCGAACTGGCTGTAACTGTTGGGGATGCCAAAGCATCTCCTGCTAGCGAAGGACAAACGGCTGTAGATTCCTGGCCCCGTTCCACCACCAGTGATTACACTAATTAACTGTCCCCCACGGCGGCGCTGGGGTGCAGGGCCAGCATGGAAGGAGGCAGCCAGGTCCTGAGGCAGCTCACGCTGCCGGCGCCGCCTCTGCGGCCTGAGCGAAGGCGTCATGCGGAGAAGGGGGTGACAGGAGGGTGACACCCCCGCGGGGTACACAGCCAACGGGAACCTCAgcccacagctcctctggggtTTACGAGTAACTCTTTACCGAGCTATCTCACGTCggtgtgaagaaaaacaaacagggtACATCATAAACTGACTCATTCTTGGCAGCTGAGTGCTTCCAGACGGCCCTGAATTATTATTACACAATCTACATTTCTCACACCCAGGTGAGACCTGTTTCCCTTAGAAACCCGTGTTGCCAAGGGACCAACATCAGTCCGCAGAAGCCTGGCTTTAACCCCTTCCTGTCTTACGCCTGTTTAAACTTCAGACATCCTGTAAGAGGGGACGGAGGAGCTAAATAAAGAAGAAACGAGAAAGGCTGCTTATCTTACTTATGTTATAAAAAGAATACAGAGAGAAGAAACGGAAGGCGCAGTGCTTACAAAAGCAAACCGCAGCACTAGGCTCGGTGCGCTGCGCGGTGCCAGGATCGCAGGCCGTGGGCCCGGCCTGCACAGGCCCGTGCTGAACCCGGCTTAATCCGGGTTCTCCCTGGAGCAGAAGACGTCCCTGCCTGTCACCTGCCGCCCCAGGCGGGGGGATCTGCCCTCGCACCCGGGGCAGGACACGCTTCCTTCGTGACCGGAGATCCCCGGCGCGGAGAACCCAGCCCGGAGCCCGCTGCGGCCTCGCCAGGCCCCGCCTCCGGCCCGCCCCTACTAAGATGGCGGCCCCGCTCTTTCGGCAGCTCCCTCTGCCCTCACCAAGATGGCGGGAGGGGCGGAGTTTCTCTCAGCCGCCCCGGAAGTGGTTCGGGGGCGGCGCCTTCCCGGCCCAGCATGGCGGAGGGTGCCGGTGCGGCGCCGCGGCTGGCGGAGCTGCTGGCGGCGGGCCGGCGGCTCTGGGAAGAGGTGGAGACCGGCGCCGAGCCGTCCTCGGGGGCCCCAGCCGTGCAGGATAAGGTGCGACAGGGGCTGGACGCGCTGCAGCAGGCGGCAGCCATGGTGGCGCAGCTGGATCTGTTCAGGTGAGCGGAGGGAAGGGACGggccgaggcggcggcggggcctgggcctgggcctgggcctgggcTCGGGTCTGGGCCCGGACCTGCCCAGCGAGGCCTGCGAGTGTCCTCCGTGCCTTCTGCCACCTCTACGCGGGCCTCCGGGCCCCGGCGGAGCGGGCTGGGCCTGGCCGGGCCCGGCTGGAGCGGAACGGGAATGGGAACGGGAAGGGTCGTCTCTCCCCTTGCAGCGAAAacgaggagctggaggagatcGCCTCGGCCGACCTGAAGTACCTGCTGCTGCCCGCCTTGCTGGGGGCCCTGACGCTGAAGCAGGTCGAcctgagcaggaggctggagcacctgGAGAGCGCTCGGGCTCACTTCTGGCGCTTCCTCAAGCTCTGCAGGAGCTACGGGCTGGGCAGCTTCCACctgccccccgccagccccccggGAGAGGAAGATGCCGGAGGCTCGTCCCCAGGGGGCCCTGCTGccgcccagcccagcctggtgGCCATGGCGTCGAGTAGACAAGCCAAAATCGAAAGGTGGGCTCTTGCTTTGCGGTGCTTAAAGGCTTTGGGGaatctttttaaggaaaagggaGAGCCTCAGGCAGTGTGAGATTGTACAGACAAGGACTGTCAGGAAAGACCTGGTTCCCTTGATACTGGAATACTTCAATCactaaatattcattttaagatAGGCACCATGTATTGCTTAATGATGTTGGAATGGGCACAGATCGGAGAGAAGTGTTTATGTCTTTAGTTTCTGATCTTTGAAGAAGACCTGCACAGAAGCTCTTACGATTAGTTCTTTAATCAATGTAACTGCATAAAGCCACCCCTGTTGGAAGGTTTCCACCAATGTGCTTATTAGACCTTTAAAAAAGGTGGTTGATGCCTCTTTGTCATGCTGTAATTGGGGATTTTGACAGTCTAGTTGTTGCTTATTGTGGTAGCACTGAAAGGCCCAAGCTGGGCTGGAGAGCTGTTTAAATTGTATGAGtacaaaaatatgatttatatCCTAGCAAGGAAACTAGCTGAGATGAGTTTGGGATGCTAGAATACATCAGGGCCTTTGGGGTCAGCTCAGCACGGGCTGCTTGTCAGGAGTCCGAGCTGCGCATCACCTCCCGAGAGCGAGTGAGTTGTGTCGGCGCTGTAGGTAGGGCTTTGGTTACGTGTGAACTCCCCTCGCTGAGGGCTGGTGTTTGCCTCTGCCGTGACTCCTTCCTCTTGAAGACAAACAGGAGGTACCCGCATTGTGAGTTCTGTCGTAAGCAGGTTAGTGCTCGTTCAGCACGAGACATTGCAGTTACATTTGCTTTCAGTAAAACTTACAGACTGCATGAACAAAATTTTCCTAGGAAGACCGGTGTCACCACACCAGCTCCCGACCTGTCACATCCTAGCTGCCTTTAGTCTCGCAATCCGGCGCCCCAGCAAGCAGGTGGGGGTTGCAGCGGCCAACGGAGGAGAATTTACCCCTCTGCGGCACGTAAAGACAAAGGGGAATGGAGTGGTTTGGTTTGCTTCCctgcaggacaggacaggacagggcTGGGCAGTCAGGAGCCCAGCCGGTTAAGATGTGGTTTTCGGGGTTCTTGTGGATGCGTTTGGTTTTTAGAATGACTCTTGtatgctccagcatgggctaGTGCTGCCAGTGTTCCTCTTAACAGATGCATTCCTGTAagtctctgctctgcttccccagGACTCTTCCTCATTTGTGAAATGAGTGGGTCCTCCTCACACAAGAAGGTTTGTCAAAGACTCAAGGAGCTTTATGAGTATCTGGGATTTGCATATCCTAATGAGCACTGGTCAGCAACTGGCACCTCTATGAAGAGCATTAAAAGGGGCTTGGGGCAGGAGGTAGCTCTCTAACGTGATTGAATTTCAAGAAATAGGAAATtgtttcatttagaaaacactGCGTCTGGGCTGGGCTAGAGAACGGTTATTTAATGAACTCATTCTGTTCTCTTTGAGATAGATACAAGCAGAAGAAGGAACTGGAGAACAGGTTGGCCTCTATGAGAACCTTTGTGGAGAGCGGGCAAGCAGATGAGGATCAGATACGGGAATTTTACATACTACAAATCCAGAAATGGATCAACACTGGCCTTGAGGAAATTGAGAGTATTGACCAAGAAATGGTCATCCTGAGGAGCAGAGGTACAGCGAAACAGGTAGGAGAGATCTCTTGCGCTGCAGGTCCTGTGGACTCTGGATAGTTAGACCTGATGATAGACACGGTTGTGGGTAAATGAACCTCAGAGGGATTCAGTAGCAGAGTCTCATAAGCTTTATTCTTTGAATTCTCGATTGAAATTTAGTTCAATCACAGCACAATTGGATGGGTTTGGTTTAATTCTGAGTGGGCAGCGGTCTGATTTTTGGATTGGTTGCTGTCCGGTGCTACCGCATGTTCTTAGACAGTCACGACTTGTGAAATGCTAGAGCATTGAATGTCAGAGCTGAACCGGTCTGCGTGCAGAAGCTTTTCTCCACTTTGCTGGGTTCTGCCAGACCCTTAACTCTAAAGAACTAAGTACACttgtaaattaaaagaagaCCCTTGTGATTTCTTTCAAGCCTACACAGTGTCCAGATGTTACAGAGAGAAATGCCCGCTCGGAATGCTGAAAGCTTCTCACAGACCTGCAATTCCTGTGCAGAATAGTGTTTCTGGGCTTTGTGTTACTCACCTAAAATGTCtgtctagaaataaaaaatcttaATGTGCTGACACGGACCATAGTCCAACTTTGTTGGCACGGCTGGTTTGTGCAGTTCGTTACTGGCGttgcagagctctgctcttctgtgGTGCCCTGGGTGATATCACTGGGAATGATGAGCTCTTCTTGCTTCAGAACATACCGTGTTTGATCCCTGGGAAAAATAAGCTCTATTTCGTGCTTTGATCTGAGCTGATTTGGTTTAGCTCTGTCAGCTTTCCGCTTTGACCAGAGCGGCTGTAACAAAGGCACACAGAGAAGTGATTTGGAGAGGCTCACAGATGGAGTTTACGATTTAAACTGGATTAAGGCCTGAATTGTCCATCTTGGGATGTCGCTCTGACAGCAGAGGCATTTCTCTTCTGAATAACTTGTTTGgggtgggaagcagagaaaggggATTCTTATCTACAGGATTATCTTGTGACTATTGTTTGCATCTTCAGCCTTCAGCACCACCACACAGCACTTCTCGGCAAGTCAGGGCTCCGTTGAAACCTTTCATTCTTACCCGGGACGCTGCTCAGGCTAAGTATGCTGTTTTCTGATTATTTAGACCACAGAATGATGCAGTGCTCTGTTCTCACGTCAAGCCTAAGATACTCTTTCAAACGCAGAAAACCAGTCGTTACCTTCAGGCAGCCTGTTGCATCATGGTGGTGTGTGTTGTGCATCTGGGCAGGGGATGAGGGAACGACTAATGCCTTTCTTCCACTTTCTCTAATTTTTTCTGTTATCGGCGTGCTGCAGCGTCCTGGCTAACGCCATTTCCTCCTGTTGGGATGGCAGAAGAGGAGGTTGTATTAAGCAGATATTACCGTGTTAGTTTATAGGCCACGTGCTTGCTGTTTAGTGAGCTGTGGATCTTCCCCTCCAACCTCTGTGTGCTATCACAGGATTGTTCCTCACTCTTTAAGTAAAGAGCCCAGCAGTGAAAAGCACATGCAGCCTCTTAATCTAATGTCAACTCTGGAAGATTTCAGTGAATTCGAATCAGTGATCTTAGGGGCTGGGACGGTGTGATACCTACCAGAGAGTCATCACTCACAATAATACAGGTTTTAACCATAAAGCTTTCCCTAGAGGATTGAAATCTTAACACTTTGTGGTGCTGTGAGATTCTTGCAAGGAATATGGCAGCAAAAACACAAAATGGGATAGAAACCAGATTTCTTGTCTTGCTTTTGACATTATTTGCCCTGACCcttccatatatttttttagccAAGCTGTGCCTAATTCGGTTCCCAGGGGCCTCCTTGGCAAGCTGTGCTAGCACAGAGTGTTCTCCTTGGGGCTGGAGAAGCGATTCAAGGTCTTTGGACTGGAACAGTCCTCGCCTCTCCAAACTAGTGGGATGAACTCTTTAAGTGCTGTTATGTCCAGGTTACTGGCTACTCTGTTGCTGATGGCCCAGGCTGTAGAAGTACATTTGTTTTCGAGCACTTTAGAGAGTAGTTCTGTGCATGGCTGTTTCTGCTCGTTCGGAGCGATGTAAAGTGCCACCTTTGTCTCTTTCTGTAGAGTGTTTGGAGCTGGATATCCTGGCCTGCCTACTATGACTGTGGATGACTGGTACGAGCAGCGCAGAAGGCAAGGAGTTGTGTCTGCTCAAGGCGTGCCTCAGAGGACACCGGGTACGGAGTGGCAAAGTGAGGATTGGGAGAGAATTTGGGATGTCTCTTGAGGGGGGGAAGGTGAATGGGGATGTGCTTAGGGTGTAGAAAACTCAGTGGCTGAGGAAGTGGAAGAGCTGACTTTATCAGGCTGGGAGAATAACTGAACTGCTCTTTGGCAAGTCCTGCTTTCTGTCTAGActggctcctggcagggctTCTGTTCAGGGAACTCGACTAGGGATCTTCCGCTGCCCCTCACTCCTGTTCTTGACCTTCAGCAGGTGTAACTGATGAAGagttgcagaagcagcagcaggagaaaaaagaggaggaggatgatgaggaAGCTCTTCAAAAAGCTCGGAACTGGGATGACTGGAAAGATACACACCCAAGAGGCTACGGCAACCGGCAGAACGTGGGCTGACGCTCTCGCTGCAGAGGGAGCGGGGCCTGGAAATCCTGTAAGAATTGCCTGTGTCCTGGAGCTGTAGGAGTAAATGCACTGTACATACGGGGAGGTATCCGTGGCTTCTCTGGGAGGCACCAGGCTCCGAGGAGTAAACGTGGCAGTTTGCTTTGGTTTCCATTAACTGTCAGGCTGAGCACACTGGTCACGTACAGTGATAGCGCAGAGCTCCTGTCGGGTGGAGCGCTTTCCGAGGGGTCAGACTGCCTCTGTGCTCCCAGAGGAAGTCCTTGAAAGAAAAGTACATGAATTTGGAAACTGCTCTTTGTATTGTGGGtggatgtatttatttttttcctctatattttaagcaaaataaaatctcttgTGCTGCCTAGTTCTTGCTGTGAAAATTTCATCCCTTGCTCTTCATCCTAGGCTCTTCCAGAGCAAGTCTGTAAGGCTGGTTTCCAGCAACCAAGGGAGCTGGGGATAGGAAGTAGGAAATGTCAAGACAGCCAGTTTTTTCGTCCGAGGCTTCTGAACACACCAGCTCGCAGTGCAGGGAGTTCTGTACACAGCCAGGGTACCAGCGGCCTTTCCACGGGCTCATCCCACCATGCCTCCCTGAGCAGATGCCGTATTCAAAAGCGAAGTTGTGCACTGGTGGTCAGTGTGCTTTGAAATCTGCTTGCAGAAATACCCTGAAGGGGTGAAAACCTTGTCTGGATTCCTCCGAAGGTAGTTTAAATAGCTGCTGGTGCTAATCCTGAACTGAGTGAGAAGAGAGGGCAGGATTGCTCTGCCGAACCTGGCGCTGGCCTGG encodes:
- the IGBP1 gene encoding immunoglobulin-binding protein 1 isoform X2, yielding MAEGAGAAPRLAELLAAGRRLWEEVETGAEPSSGAPAVQDKVRQGLDALQQAAAMVAQLDLFSENEELEEIASADLKYLLLPALLGALTLKQVDLSRRLEHLESARAHFWRFLKLCRSYGLGSFHLPPASPPGEEDAGGSSPGGPAAAQPSLVAMASSRQAKIERYKQKKELENRLASMRTFVESGQADEDQIREFYILQIQKWINTGLEEIESIDQEMVILRSRGTAKQPSAPPHSTSRQVRAPLKPFILTRDAAQAKVFGAGYPGLPTMTVDDWYEQRRRQGVVSAQGVPQRTPAGVTDEELQKQQQEKKEEEDDEEALQKARNWDDWKDTHPRGYGNRQNVG
- the IGBP1 gene encoding immunoglobulin-binding protein 1 isoform X1; this encodes MAEGAGAAPRLAELLAAGRRLWEEVETGAEPSSGAPAVQDKVRQGLDALQQAAAMVAQLDLFSENEELEEIASADLKYLLLPALLGALTLKQVDLSRRLEHLESARAHFWRFLKLCRSYGLGSFHLPPASPPGEEDAGGSSPGGPAAAQPSLVAMASSRQAKIERYKQKKELENRLASMRTFVESGQADEDQIREFYILQIQKWINTGLEEIESIDQEMVILRSRGTAKQPSAPPHSTSRQVRAPLKPFILTRDAAQAKVFGAGYPGLPTMTVDDWYEQRRRQGVVSAQGVPQRTPGVTDEELQKQQQEKKEEEDDEEALQKARNWDDWKDTHPRGYGNRQNVG